The DNA sequence TAATATGTACCATAAAAGAAAGATGATACAATTGTATGCAAAATGTGATCCATAAGGGGACATCAAATGTCTGAACAATCAAAAGCAATATCAAATCCCATAGGTGGACTGAGGGGTGTGTTTATATCTTTATGCCTAGCTTTAGTTGTTGGATTTTATTTTATCTTCTCTTTTGCTAACAGTCAGCGAGATCAAGATATTGATGCATGGTATGATCGTTTAGATTTGGTTGCTGAATCTAGAAGTGTTGTTCTCTCAGCTTGGCTTAATCGCCATTTAAAAGAGGTTGAGGAAATCTCGCGAAATGCGACATTGGGTCTTTATGCGGGTGAAATTGCCATGGCAGGGGAGAGCGAGCAACGGGGATATACTTTTAATTTTCTTAATGCGGCCGCCGCGAGGTCTGGGTTTCACGAGAAAACACCACTCGACCAAATTGCGGCGAATATAAATAGACCGAGACGAGCAGGACTCGGGATCTTCAAGGCCGATGCTTCAGCTTTATTGCAGACATCTGGCATGCCCATGATTGAAGCTGAGGATTGGAACGCTGCTGCGATACAGTCCTTTATATCGGTTCGTGTGATTAATAAATCTCCTGTTCTGATTATAGGGGCTCCTATAAAAGTGATTGATGGAATGGATAGTGGCGGCTCTCCTTTGTGGTTAATCGGCGCGCGGCACTTAGGAGAAGACTTCTTTTCTTTATTAGAGCAGCCAGGTGACTTTAGCCAGACCGCAGAAAGTTACCTGGTGGTTGCAGGCAATACAGATCGACAAATTCGTCCTCTAACCCCTTTAAAGGATGGTGGCCGTATTGGCGATAATTATGATGATAGGGCGGCGGCTTTTGCCTTGAAAAGACCCGGCGCTAGAGGGCAGTTTCCGAATTACGCCGAGAAAGATGTTCTAGTGACAGGACGCGAGCTTTCAGCACCTGTAGATTGGATTTTAGTCAGGTCCATTACGGCTGAGGAAGCATTGGCTGACATTAATAGTAGGCGCAATGGACTCATCATAACTCTATCGCTCGCCGTATTTGCTCTCTTAGTAGTGCTTGTAATGGTGTGGCGCCACGGCGTTTCTTCACGCTTGGAACAGGCATATGGAGCTCAGCGCTTATTAACAGCGGAAAATGAAAAGCTCAGCCATTTCTTGCAACGGGTGAGCGACAGCCAGCCTGCAGCGGTCGCAGCCATCGATGAAGATAAAAAGATAACTTTTGCCAATGAAAAGTTGGGAGATCTTGTTGACTTGCCTGCTTCAGACCTTGTCGGCAGGCGCTTTGAAACAGCTTTTAAAGCTGAGGAGGCCGCATTCTTTGAAACTTCATTAATGCAGGCAATGCGAGGGAAGGCTCAGTCTCAAGTTGTGGATCTTTCAACTGCAGAAAGCATCATGAATATGCAAGTGGATACATTGCCTCTCTCAAGGGATGAAAGTGATGATCAACAAGCTTTGTTGGTTTTACAAGACATTACTGATCTGGTTACGGCGCAGAAGACTGCTGAGCAAAATTTGCAACAATTGGTAAAAACCCTCACACAAATTATTGATGCTCGTGACCCGTGGAGCCAATATCATTCAGCACGAGTGGCAGAGGTGGCTCCCGTGATTATGGCAGAGATGGGTTTTGATGAGCGCGCCGCAGAAACTGTAAGGACAGCAGGACAGTTGATGAATCTTGGTAAGATTTTTGTTCCTCCGGAAATTCTCACTAAAACCACACCTCTGGACGATTCAGAATTGGCATTGGTTCGTGAAAGTATGGATAAAGGGGCTGATCTACTGAGAGGATTAGAGTTTGGTGGCCCTGTCGAAGCTACTCTGCGCCAAGTCAGAGAGCATTGGGATGGCTCGGGTGCCCCTGAAGGGCTATCTGAGGATGGGATTTTGACAGAAGCTCGGGTCTTGGCTGTTGCCAATGCTTTTGTGGGCATGGTTTCATCGCGTGCACATCGAGACGGATTTAGTTTCGATAAAGCCTTGGATTTCTTATTGGAAGATTCTGGGAAGAAATATCAGCGCCGGGTTGTAGCGGCGCTTCAAAATGTCATTGAAAATAAAGGCGGACGGCAAGAGTGGCACCATTATGGGGATCGTGTAAAAGATTTATAGGATCTGCAGAATTGGATTTGACTCGTTAGGATGCTGCAGCTGTTTTTTCGCGCATGCGCGCGACTATGGCCTGTCCTTTTTCTCCGCCATCCCCAGAAATACGGTGCTCAATAATGAGATTGAAAACCTTGCAATAGTCAGCCAGTAAATTCGCATCGGCATCCGATTTTGTCTTTAATTCTTTGATGTATTTACAGCAATCCGCACCGATCTCTGTTAAGAGATTGTATCCAAAGGTCATGCCCATGCCCTTTAGATTATGGGCGACACCATAAAAGCCTTCGACTTGATCCTCTGGCACGGATTCAGCCTTCATAATCGCTTCAGTATGAGATTTTAAATCTGCTGCAGATCCATCTAAATAATCTAGAAACTGCTGCAGCATTTCATCGTCGAATTCCATAAATACCCTTTAAGCGTTTAATATGTTGACTATTTTAGCTCTGGTTTTACGAGTTGCAAGTCTTCTATTTGAAAATCGTATCTTTGTCTCTGCTTTGACTTGCAAAAAGAAAGATTTTCGCTCATAACCATGATTAATATTCAGGGGGAGTTCCCTTTGAAAAGGTTGATATATAGGGAATAGGAGCTATTCGTGAAAGCATCTGAAATTACTAACCTTCAAGGCTATTTAAGATCTAGCCTTAGCAATAATCTCATTAAAGTAATGAAACGCCCCAATGCAAGCGATTCTGTAGAAGTGATGATCGGCGACGAATTTGTCGGTGTTATCTATAGAGATGATGATGAGGACGAAGTATCATATCAATTCCACATGACAATCCTAGAAGAAGATTTACCCGGTTAGTAGTTAAAGAGGTTTAAATGAGTGCTCAAAATCAAGCCGAGAATATTATAAAGAATGATGATCTTTCCGCCTATTGGATGCCCTTTACTCCCAATAAAGCTTTTAAAGATAATCCCCGTCTCATTGATCGCGCTGAAGGCCTTTATTACTATACGACAGATGGTCGAAAAATATTAGATGGCTTTGCAGGACTGTGGTGTTCCAACCTTGGCCATGGTCACCCTAAAATTACAGAAGCAATTCAAGATCAAGCAGCTAAACTTGATTATGTAACAGGGTTCAATTTTGCACATCCACAAGCCTTTGAACTAGCCCACATTATCCAAGAGCAATTTCCGGGGCAGCTCAATCATGTATTTTTTACCAATTCCGGATCAGAAGCCGTTGATACAGCGTTGAAAGTCGCGCTTGCATATCACCGTACCAATGGCGAGGCAAGCCGTACTCGGTTGATCGGGCGCGTGGGGGGATATCATGGTGTTGGGTTCGGCGGAATTTCTGTGGGTGGGATGGTAAACAATAGAAAAATGTTTGGATCGCTTCTCTCTGGTGTTGATCACATGCCATTTCCTTATGATGCGTCAAAGGATGCGTTTTCAAAAGGGGAAGCAACTTCTGACCCACTCGTCTATTTAAAGCCTTTTGAAGAGATGATAGCCTTACATGATGAAAGCACAATTGCTGCCGTGATCGTAGAGCCTATGATTGGTTCAAACGGTGTCTTCTTACCGCCAAAAGGGTATTTGCAAGCGCTGCGTGCGATCACTAAAAAACATGGTATTTTGTTGATATTTGATGAAGTCATCACTGCTTTTGGACGCCTTGGTCAGGCGAATGGCGCCTCCTATTTTGGTGTTGAGCCGGACATGTGTACTTTTGCTAAAGGTGTGAATAACGGCGCAGTCCCAATGGGAGGAGTTGTTGTTTCATCAGATATTTATTCTTGTTTTATGGAAAAAAGCGCCCCAGGCATTGAACTTTTTCATGGTTATACCTACTCTTCCCATCCCCTTGCAACAGCTGCGGGTCTTGCAGCACAAGCGGTCTATAAAGAGGAGGCTGTTTATGATCAAGTCAGTGCCCGAAGCCCTTTCTTTGAAGAGGCAATTCACAGTCTCAAGGGGGAACCTTATGTTGAGGATATTCGCAATATGGGTTTTGCTGCTGGGATTACGATTGAAAGGCGTGGAGACGCTGTAGGAGCTCGTGCTTTTGATGTTTTCATGAAATGCTACGAGCTGGGGGTTATGGTTCGCTCAAACGGCGACAATTTAGCTTTATCCCCCATATTAACCAGTGATGAAACGGTGCTTGAAACGCTAGTTGAAACTGTTCGTAAAGCATTGCGGACTGTCGCCTAGATATAGGCAGTGAGGTGCTTAAGCTCTCATTGGCTGAGGTTCTCTTTTATTACCGACCGATCGGTTGGTTTAGAAATTTCGCAGCAATGCATTCATAGTGATCTTAATAGATATCAAGAAGGTGTTCTGATTCAGTTGATATTTTACCGAATGTTTGGTAGGGTATTTTCCAGGCGATAGAGTCAGCTGATTTGTAGGGGAATAGTGAGAATTTTTTCAGCTATTCGTAATAGGTATTCGAAGAATGAAGAAACAAAGATTGTCTAAAACTGGACTGGCGAGAGTGCTTTTTCCTTTCTTTCAACAATATGGCTATGAAGCGGCATCTCTCTCAATGCTTTCTAAAGCCTGCGGATTATCCAAAGCGAGTTTATATTATCATTTCCCAAAAGGAAAAATTGATATGGCTCATTATGTAATGGCGTATGCCGGGCGCCAGATGCAGCAAATGATTTTAGCGCCGCTTAATAATCAGAGTTTAAGTGGTGAAGATGCTATTTCTCAGTCCCTGGAAGGTGTCATGGCCTATTATGATGGGGACACACCTACTTGTTTGATGAATAGTTTGATGGTTGGGAAAGGGGCTAGCCTTTTTGGAGAGCAAGTGAAACAAGCCATAGACAACTGGACAGAAGCTTTGGCAAACGCGCTTGTACGCAAAGGGATAGCACCTGAAAAGAGCGTGACTCAAAGCAGACAAATCATTGAGACAATCCAAGGTGCTCTTATTGTTAATCGGTTGCACCAGGGCCGGGGTTATTTTGACACCAGTCTCAAGTCTTTAGAAAAAACCATGCTCAAATGAGAGAAGTTTTGCCGGGTGTGATTGAAATTAGAAATTTAGATGCTATATGACAGACATGACAGATGGAAAACTTCAGGAAAAGTTTTCGATGCAAAATGATTGGACCCATGATGTTTATTGAAACAGAGTTAACGCCGAACCCAGAAACACAAAAATTTTTACCAGGTCAAGCTGTCCTGCCAACAGGCTCTATGACTTTTGAAACAGACGAAGAAGCGGCTGTGTCTCCTCTCGCGACTGCCTTGCTCGCAGTTGAAGGTGTTAAATCTATTTTTCTTGGAGCAGATTTTATTGCGGTCACTAAGGAAGAGGCTGAAGATTGGATTGATTTAAAACCTCTTGTCCTCTCTTCTATTATGCAGTTTTTTACGACAGGACAGCCCGTAATCGAGGGCTCAATCGAAGTCGCAGGTGGGATGGAAGATAATCCTGAAGATGCTGAAATCATTTTGCAAATTAAAGATTTATTGGATCAAAAAATTCGACCAGCAGTTGCGCAGGACGGTGGGGATATTCTCTATCATGGGTTTCAGGAAGGGGTCGTTTATCTCAAAATGCAGGGCGCCTGCTCTGGATGTCCCAGTGCAACGATTACATTAAAGCAGGGCGTTGAAAATCTTTTGAAGTATTACATCCCGGAAATTGTGGATGTTCAAGCCATATAAAGCTGAGATATCGAGGAAAAGATTAAGCGGCATATGCCGCTTTTTTTGAGACAACTTCTATAATGCTAGTCTAATTTTCCTCCTGGGACGAGAAAATATCGGCTATACCAATACCACCGTTTATTGCCAGCCAATAAAGTACAGTTTAACCGACTGCGTCCTTTGGGAAGTGGCTTTTCGAATCTTATCTCATAGCGCGAATTTGTTGGTTTAAGAATGGTTGCTGTTTCACCGCCTAAATGGCTAGGAAAGCAGGTCATGGCTGCCGCATCAATGTCTTTCTCTAGAGTGAAGCCGATCATCGGCGGGTTTTGCGCTGGGTTCTCGATGTATGGATCTTCAGGTGTCACGGCAGAAACTGGGAGGGCGATTGACCGAGAGATCAGTTGAAAGCGGCCAATTTTTCCATACCGCTCGTTAACAGCAAAGCGGGGTAAACTCATCAAATCTGAATTCAAGCCAGCAGCCCCTGAATATTGGGCAAAGGCAAGGTCAAATCCTTTTGTTGCAACCATATTGCGGATATCTTTGCTGTATTCACCGTAGGGATATGCAAATGCTTTGGGAACAAAGCCCAATTCTTCCATAAATCTTTTACTGGCTTTATCTAGATCTTTTTCGGCTGCTTCAATGCCGCGATGCACCATATGCATGTGAGCTGCCCCGTGGTGCGCTATGGCTACACCCTCCTGCATGAGAAAACGAATATCATCCCATGACATATAGCCGGGAATTTTTTGATCGATAATGTCAGTTGAAACAAAGAGAGCGAGTGGGATGCCTGCAGCCTTTAGCCTTGGCCACGCTTCTGTTAGGACGGATTTATAAGCGTCGTCAACTGTAAAAAGCACGCTTTTATGCGGGAAGGGCTTGTCTGCGGTCATATGATGAATGAACTGCTCTAAGCTTAAAAAATTGAAGGGTTCAGATTGAAGGAAGGCAATTTGCGCCTCTATTTGCTCAAGGCGTGTATTTGTTGATGGATATTTATCTTCCCCAAAACGGTGATAAACATAAACAACTGCCGAGCGATCTTCCAGTCCCGTGACTTGGGCAGTGACTTGGGCAGTGTCTTGGGCAGTGTCTTGGGCACTGACCTGGGCAATGACTCTGAGGGATAGGGCAAAATGACAGAGGCACAAAAGGCCTATCATGACGAAAGTAACGGGTGAGAAGGATGTCTTCACTGCTTTTTCTTTCCGGTTTCTCTGATATCTTATAAAAATTGACTGAAAGTGAATAGAATGTAAAGAAGCATTTGAATTTCAATAAAATAGATTTATTCTGCTCTAAACAGGGAAGAGAGAGCCATGACTGAATTATCCCAAGCATCTTTAGACCAACTTTTCATGTCTGCACGAAGTATGAATGGCTGGCATGATACCCCTATCGCTCTAGAAAAAATTCATAAGCTTTATGATTTAGTCAAGCTAGCCCCCACAAGTGCTAACTGTTCTCCTGCGCGTTTTGTTTTTGTACAGTCGTTAGAAAAGAAGAAACTTTTGGCTGACTGTGCTATGGAGGGTAACAAAGCAAAAATATTAGCTGCGCCTGTAACTGTAATTATTGGGCATGATATGAATTTTGCAACCAACCTGCCTAAGCTTTTTCCCCATGATTCTACAGCACCCTCATGGTTCGAGGATAGAAATGTTAAGGAGCTGACAGCCTTTAGGAATGGAACCTTGCAAGGGGGATATCTGATGTTGGCGGCTCGCGCGCTAGGGCTTGATTGTGGTCCCATGTCTGGTTTTGATAATACAATGGTCGATTCTCTGTTTTTTGAAGGGACTGAGATACGATCAAATTTCATTTGTGGTTTAGGATATGGGGATCCTGCATCTCTTTTTCCAAGATCTCCTCGACTAGACTTTGCTGAAGCAGCATCCCTTGTGTAAACCACCTGAAAGGCCAGATCATGACTTTATGCCTAGCCATTGATACCAGCGGTGAGTGGTGCTCTGTTGGAGTGTCTGACAAAGCAGGAGAGACATCTGCTCATCTTTCTCAGCACCTCAAACGCGGCCATGCAGAACATCTGTTGCCAGCGATTGAACAACTCTTTGCTGATCTTGGCTTTGACTCAACGGAAGAGGGTTATCGATCTCTAGAGCGCGTGGCTGTGACAATTGGCCCCGGTTCTTTTACAGGACTGCGTGTGGGATTATCCGCAGCAAGAGGTATCGCCCTTGCGCGCTCAATTCCCTGTATTGGGATAAGCAGTTTGATGGCTGCTGCGCTTTCAGAGGTTAAGGATGACGGCGCAGCAAAGGCAATATTTCATGTGGCGCTTCTCGGCCGAGGGGGACAAGTTTTTTATCAACCATTCATATCTGGCCCTCATTTAAAGAGTCTCAAAAATGCAGAGAATCTCTTTCCAGAAGAGATAGATTTTACCTTCTGTGAAGACTTTAGCGAAGCCCATTATCTTGTTGGTTCGGGTGCTGGGCTTTTGAAAGAAGTCTTTCCTCAGCTATCCTGTTCTTCTATTCAACTAGGGAAAGATCATGCTGACCTTCAGCGGATTGCTCATGCTGCTTTTGACTTGGATCCTGAACAATTTTTGCCAGTCCCGCACTATATGAGAGAGGCAGATGCGATTAAGGCAAAAAGCCTCTTTCCATTGTCGCCTGAGATGATGAAACATGACGCGCCTTAAAGCCCGTATTTCTCTTTTTCCTGTTCTCAAGGATAATCTGCAGGCCCTCACGCTATTGGCGCAGTTGCATAAAAAAATCTTCGGCCCACACCGTGAAAGAATTTGGTCTGTGAATGATTTTTCAGCTTTGGCGATTTTGCCAACATCGGCTTTAAATATTGTTTATGTGGGGGAAGAGCCGATCGGTTTAGTAACTTTTAGTTGTGTTGCTGGGGAGGCGGAATTGCTTTCTCTAGGCCTAGAAGTAGCCTATGAAGGGCAGGGGCTTGCTGGGGAAGTCATGCATCTTTTAAGGCGGTATTTGAAGGATAATGGGATTCAAGATTTATATCTTGAAGTGAGAGAAAATAATGAGCGAGCCATAAATTTCTATGAAGGACATGGATTTTATCAGACTGGCTTACGGAGAAATTATTATACCCTAACAGATGGAACGAAAGTCCATGCGGTCACCATGGCTTTAAAAATAGTATAACTTGTATTTTCACTTAAGGTTTACAACAGCTTGACTTCGCTTCGTTGTTTTTTTATTTTACTCCTTAAGAGTAAAAGGGAATTTAGTCTTATTACATAAAAGTCATTCATGATTCACGGAAACTATCTGACGGGTTAAGGGAAATAACACGGACCCAGGTAGGTCTTTCTGAATTATTTTGAGGAGACGCTGATGAGTAGCGTGGACACGAATAAGGATGAATTATTAGAATATACGGTGGATATTGTATCCTCTTATGTTTCAAATAATTCACTGCCTAAAAGTGACCTTTCTGAGATGATTACCTCTGTGTACACAGTGTTATCGGAGCTAGAAGGTGCAAAAAAAACCAGCGATCTGGCATTGATGCCTGCTGTTTCGGTTGAAGAATCGATTACGGACGATTATTTGGTCTGTTTAGAAGATGGCAAGAAGCTCAAACTCTTGAAACGTCATCTTAAAGCCCGTTACAATATGTCGCCAGATGACTATCGCTCTAAATGGGGGCTGCCGTCATCCTATCCAATGGTTGCGCCAAATTATGCCTTAAGACGGCGGTCGCTTGCAAAGGAAATTGGTCTTGGTAAAAAGGCCTCTTGATAAAATATGAGTAAATCACTCTTTTTCCACCAGTAATATTTGACCCTGCACAGCAATAGGGTTACATAAAGACGGAAGCGAGAGATGTGGGGGCTTATACTTTCATGTCCAATTTTTATAAAAAAGATCAATGTAAGGGTAGGGCCATGACGGGTATTTCAGATCAGCCAAGTACAATTGAGAAACTTTGCTTGGAAAAAGGCATGCGTATGACTGATCAACGCAGAGTCATTGCCCGTATTCTTAGTGATGCGGATGATCATCCTGATGTTGAAGAAGTGCATCGCCGTGCCAACGAAGTTGATAGTGGGATCTCAATTGCCACAGTCTATAGAACTGTCCGACTTTTTGAAGAAGCGAGTATTCTAGAGCGCCATGATTTCAGAGATGGACGCAGTCGGTATGAGCCTGTCTCTGATGAACATCATGATCACTTGATTAATCTTGAGAGCGGAGAAGTTTTAGAATTTCATAATGACGAAATTGAAAAGCTTCAGGAAGAAATCGCCCGCAAGCTTGGGTTTAAATTGATTGATCATCGAATGGAGCTCTACGGTGTTCCTCTTAAGAGTGGCGAATAAACTCGATAAGCCTGCTGCATTTTGAAGGATTTCCTTGTGACAGAGAAAGCGAATAGTTCTGATCCTGCTTTGTCACTGCGTGGATATTTTCGTCTGTTTCTTCTCTTATTTGTTGTTGTGATCACTGTGCCACTTGCTTTTGTTTTTCGGTTTTTGTTGCCGTGGTTCTGGTGGATCATTCCCAATTGGTTTCATCGCTCTATTTGTAGTGTTCTTGGGTTAACTATTGACGTGAGTGGGCAGCCTCTTCGGGGGCGAGGTGCCATCTATGTGAGTAATCATATCAGCTGGAAAGATATATTCATTTTAGGGGCTGTCGTAAAGCATGCTAGTTTTGTCTCTAAAGCAGAAGTAGGCTCTAACCCTGTGATGAAATCTGTGGTGGATCTGCAGAAAACGATTTATGTACGGCGGGACAAACGCTCAGACTCTAAGCGTCAGAGCGAAGAGATGGCCCAAAGGATTTCAAATGGCGATCGGCTTATTTTCTTTCCGGAAGGCACGACAACAAGAGGTGTGCATGTTCAACGGTTCAAATCGACGCTCTTTGCTGTGGTTGAAATGATCCTCTCTAGACAGGACGGGGACCTGCCTGTCCAACCCATAACACTCAGCTTCACACATGCCAATAACTTAGCTGTTCTG is a window from the Temperatibacter marinus genome containing:
- a CDS encoding malonic semialdehyde reductase: MTELSQASLDQLFMSARSMNGWHDTPIALEKIHKLYDLVKLAPTSANCSPARFVFVQSLEKKKLLADCAMEGNKAKILAAPVTVIIGHDMNFATNLPKLFPHDSTAPSWFEDRNVKELTAFRNGTLQGGYLMLAARALGLDCGPMSGFDNTMVDSLFFEGTEIRSNFICGLGYGDPASLFPRSPRLDFAEAASLV
- a CDS encoding HD-GYP domain-containing protein, which codes for MSEQSKAISNPIGGLRGVFISLCLALVVGFYFIFSFANSQRDQDIDAWYDRLDLVAESRSVVLSAWLNRHLKEVEEISRNATLGLYAGEIAMAGESEQRGYTFNFLNAAAARSGFHEKTPLDQIAANINRPRRAGLGIFKADASALLQTSGMPMIEAEDWNAAAIQSFISVRVINKSPVLIIGAPIKVIDGMDSGGSPLWLIGARHLGEDFFSLLEQPGDFSQTAESYLVVAGNTDRQIRPLTPLKDGGRIGDNYDDRAAAFALKRPGARGQFPNYAEKDVLVTGRELSAPVDWILVRSITAEEALADINSRRNGLIITLSLAVFALLVVLVMVWRHGVSSRLEQAYGAQRLLTAENEKLSHFLQRVSDSQPAAVAAIDEDKKITFANEKLGDLVDLPASDLVGRRFETAFKAEEAAFFETSLMQAMRGKAQSQVVDLSTAESIMNMQVDTLPLSRDESDDQQALLVLQDITDLVTAQKTAEQNLQQLVKTLTQIIDARDPWSQYHSARVAEVAPVIMAEMGFDERAAETVRTAGQLMNLGKIFVPPEILTKTTPLDDSELALVRESMDKGADLLRGLEFGGPVEATLRQVREHWDGSGAPEGLSEDGILTEARVLAVANAFVGMVSSRAHRDGFSFDKALDFLLEDSGKKYQRRVVAALQNVIENKGGRQEWHHYGDRVKDL
- a CDS encoding polysaccharide deacetylase family protein; amino-acid sequence: MKTSFSPVTFVMIGLLCLCHFALSLRVIAQVSAQDTAQDTAQVTAQVTGLEDRSAVVYVYHRFGEDKYPSTNTRLEQIEAQIAFLQSEPFNFLSLEQFIHHMTADKPFPHKSVLFTVDDAYKSVLTEAWPRLKAAGIPLALFVSTDIIDQKIPGYMSWDDIRFLMQEGVAIAHHGAAHMHMVHRGIEAAEKDLDKASKRFMEELGFVPKAFAYPYGEYSKDIRNMVATKGFDLAFAQYSGAAGLNSDLMSLPRFAVNERYGKIGRFQLISRSIALPVSAVTPEDPYIENPAQNPPMIGFTLEKDIDAAAMTCFPSHLGGETATILKPTNSRYEIRFEKPLPKGRSRLNCTLLAGNKRWYWYSRYFLVPGGKLD
- a CDS encoding aminotransferase class III-fold pyridoxal phosphate-dependent enzyme; translated protein: MSAQNQAENIIKNDDLSAYWMPFTPNKAFKDNPRLIDRAEGLYYYTTDGRKILDGFAGLWCSNLGHGHPKITEAIQDQAAKLDYVTGFNFAHPQAFELAHIIQEQFPGQLNHVFFTNSGSEAVDTALKVALAYHRTNGEASRTRLIGRVGGYHGVGFGGISVGGMVNNRKMFGSLLSGVDHMPFPYDASKDAFSKGEATSDPLVYLKPFEEMIALHDESTIAAVIVEPMIGSNGVFLPPKGYLQALRAITKKHGILLIFDEVITAFGRLGQANGASYFGVEPDMCTFAKGVNNGAVPMGGVVVSSDIYSCFMEKSAPGIELFHGYTYSSHPLATAAGLAAQAVYKEEAVYDQVSARSPFFEEAIHSLKGEPYVEDIRNMGFAAGITIERRGDAVGARAFDVFMKCYELGVMVRSNGDNLALSPILTSDETVLETLVETVRKALRTVA
- a CDS encoding NifU family protein; the encoded protein is MFIETELTPNPETQKFLPGQAVLPTGSMTFETDEEAAVSPLATALLAVEGVKSIFLGADFIAVTKEEAEDWIDLKPLVLSSIMQFFTTGQPVIEGSIEVAGGMEDNPEDAEIILQIKDLLDQKIRPAVAQDGGDILYHGFQEGVVYLKMQGACSGCPSATITLKQGVENLLKYYIPEIVDVQAI
- the tsaB gene encoding tRNA (adenosine(37)-N6)-threonylcarbamoyltransferase complex dimerization subunit type 1 TsaB, with amino-acid sequence MTLCLAIDTSGEWCSVGVSDKAGETSAHLSQHLKRGHAEHLLPAIEQLFADLGFDSTEEGYRSLERVAVTIGPGSFTGLRVGLSAARGIALARSIPCIGISSLMAAALSEVKDDGAAKAIFHVALLGRGGQVFYQPFISGPHLKSLKNAENLFPEEIDFTFCEDFSEAHYLVGSGAGLLKEVFPQLSCSSIQLGKDHADLQRIAHAAFDLDPEQFLPVPHYMREADAIKAKSLFPLSPEMMKHDAP
- a CDS encoding MucR family transcriptional regulator — its product is MSSVDTNKDELLEYTVDIVSSYVSNNSLPKSDLSEMITSVYTVLSELEGAKKTSDLALMPAVSVEESITDDYLVCLEDGKKLKLLKRHLKARYNMSPDDYRSKWGLPSSYPMVAPNYALRRRSLAKEIGLGKKAS
- a CDS encoding DUF3126 family protein; amino-acid sequence: MKASEITNLQGYLRSSLSNNLIKVMKRPNASDSVEVMIGDEFVGVIYRDDDEDEVSYQFHMTILEEDLPG
- a CDS encoding lysophospholipid acyltransferase family protein, which codes for MTEKANSSDPALSLRGYFRLFLLLFVVVITVPLAFVFRFLLPWFWWIIPNWFHRSICSVLGLTIDVSGQPLRGRGAIYVSNHISWKDIFILGAVVKHASFVSKAEVGSNPVMKSVVDLQKTIYVRRDKRSDSKRQSEEMAQRISNGDRLIFFPEGTTTRGVHVQRFKSTLFAVVEMILSRQDGDLPVQPITLSFTHANNLAVLRAKRTHIGWIGEVGFWSHFKLALNRVSTRVRVDFHEPIFCEKGVCRKELAQQCEAVIAEGLSQTHRDRA
- a CDS encoding Fur family transcriptional regulator — encoded protein: MTGISDQPSTIEKLCLEKGMRMTDQRRVIARILSDADDHPDVEEVHRRANEVDSGISIATVYRTVRLFEEASILERHDFRDGRSRYEPVSDEHHDHLINLESGEVLEFHNDEIEKLQEEIARKLGFKLIDHRMELYGVPLKSGE
- a CDS encoding GNAT family N-acetyltransferase, which translates into the protein MTRLKARISLFPVLKDNLQALTLLAQLHKKIFGPHRERIWSVNDFSALAILPTSALNIVYVGEEPIGLVTFSCVAGEAELLSLGLEVAYEGQGLAGEVMHLLRRYLKDNGIQDLYLEVRENNERAINFYEGHGFYQTGLRRNYYTLTDGTKVHAVTMALKIV
- a CDS encoding TetR/AcrR family transcriptional regulator: MKKQRLSKTGLARVLFPFFQQYGYEAASLSMLSKACGLSKASLYYHFPKGKIDMAHYVMAYAGRQMQQMILAPLNNQSLSGEDAISQSLEGVMAYYDGDTPTCLMNSLMVGKGASLFGEQVKQAIDNWTEALANALVRKGIAPEKSVTQSRQIIETIQGALIVNRLHQGRGYFDTSLKSLEKTMLK